AGAGACAGTTTATTCCTCACACTGTCCAGCTAGAACACAGGGCGATATTCTCTCTTTGAAAATAAGAGCACACATCAAAGGTGGGCGCTATGGTTACAGTCTGGCAGCCATGGCCCTAAGAAAGTATGTTCAGTTCCGCAGCTTCCAAAGAAATTCATCTTGTCCATTAGTCTTCAATAAACAATAAGTGGAGTAACTTGAAATTTGAAAGTGCTGCATTCATAGCGTCTATCATATCTGGAGTCTCTTACATCCATAAGTCTAAAGAGAACCAGCTCTGATACTAATGTCGCCAAAGACATTGAGAGATTGAACCCCTTTTCATAAAGATAAACACCGTATTGTGTGTGAGGGACCGCTGAAATAATAGCCAATCAGCTGACGGCTATAAAGTTCAACTTTGCCCCATAAGCTGGGGTTTGTCAGGTGGCTCACCCATCTAAAACAGTAATGCACCCAACCATCAGGAATTAAATCCTAACCATGCAAGTGCCCATTGTGGACATTAGGTCATAACATCACCCAATGATCTTCTGTGCTTCATCACATAACAGTGCCTCCACTGGTGAAATTGGCTACTGCAGTCTGCCACACTGACCATACAGCTTGGAATGACACTACCGCTGGAATGTGTTCTCTTCCAGATTGTTGAGGATTGGAACAATAGTAAACCATTTGGCCTACCAATAGGATTAGGAAGCCACATTGGgataaaattaatacatttataaagtGTTTTCTCTGTATTACcatttcataatttcagttaaattacAGTTAAATTTTAACCAAGTAAACTCAGAGTAAAAGGTGGGCCCCTGTATTTTCCAGTCTCCAGGCTTTAGGGAAGAGGAGCTTGGCTCCACTGAAGTCCCATTCAAATTAGGTGGTGTTTGATGGTGCGGCTCGCATACCATATCCCTGACAGTAGAAGCATCTCCTCTCAAACACTCATTTCCTTTAGTGGCAGGGCTCAAAGGGGTACTTGTCGACCCCTCCATGCAGCTCGACCAAAGACTCAGTCCAGGAGATGATGTCtccggtcatgtgacctctgcAGGTGCCCAGGTTGAAGATCTCCTGGGGTGTTAGCACACGGGACCACAGCTGGAGGTCTGAAATCTCCCCCACGAAGGCCTGCGTTACATCGAAACGGCCGCCCAGGGTGTCCTGCACAGGAAGGGAAGTTCACAGACAGTCTTACATAAACAGGAAATGCGGGAAGGACGAGAGGGTTATTGGATTGCAGAAATGGCTTCAGCTTGAGAGCACAGCACCAAGAGAGTGATCCATTTAGTCATAATTCTTAACTGTcttatttcatcattttcccagagtttgaatccaaaatattttaaaagatccATATTTTATGGTTATTATAGCATACCTAGCAAATTTAGTCATTTATCAATTTTTTTATAACTTAAAGGTGTGACATATATGGCACAGATCACTGATTGGGTCATATTTATGGATGCTTATTTATCCTGTGGTCATATAGAAATCACCTAGCATTTGTTGTTGGAATCTGCCACATACACATAGTATTATTTCTAACAGCTTTCCTGAACATTTGCTGTGCTTGTTCACCCCTTGGTCTCAGTATGTCATCACATATTCACTCTCTGATCTATggctaattaaaataattttataaataatgtttttaatacaGCTTTTTTCACTTAATACAAACTACATTACCAATGTGTCCCTTGCTGACACTTCTTTACACCCTTGTGGTCTTAGCTCCGCGATACTGGTCTATAGATCTAATACGGTCTAAAATGCTGATGAAGAATACTGCATGCTCCTGGTTTACCTGCTCCTGTCCCAGGATGATGACCCCACCAGGCTTGATGTGATGCCAGGTGGACAGGCTCTCCCCAGAACCCCTCTGCACCCCATCCTGGTAGGCCTCCCACAGCCCACCTCGCGTCGACCAAGTCACGCACAGGTGGTGCCACTTCCCGTCGCTCAGAGACAGGGGCAGAGTTACGGCCTaaagggagggcggggccaggacgcggggtcggggagggggaggagacagggCCTATTTAATTAGCTTTAACAGCTGTGTGCCAAGTAGAGATGAAGTAGGTAGACAGCACTGTACAGGATAACTGCTCATGCTAAAGGAAGAACTGCAGAATGAACTGAGATGTTTAACAGGAGACCTGAGTTCACATGACTGGGACTAGCGTGCAGGTATAAGCAGCTTGCCTTTGCCCTCATGGCCTCATGCTATTAAAGGAGATGATGGGTGAAGGAGAGCCACCCCATTCAGGGAGAAACCAGGTGAGCCGGCGGCCACTGCTCAATCAGCCAGCATTTACCTTTCAGATGTAAGTGTTCCAAATCCTTATTGGATAAGAATGTCAAGGTAGGCCTGGCTGTCAATGCTGGGAGGCTGAAGAGCACCTGTAAACCCaccgtgtatgtgtgaggggagtttatgtgtgtacctgtatgtggGAGGGGAGTTTATGTATGTACCTGTATGTGGGAGGGGAGTTTATgtatgtacctgtatgtgtgaggagtgtttctgtatgtacctgtatgtgtgaggagtgtttctgtatgtacctgtatgtgtgaggAGTGTTTCTGTAggtacctgtatgtgtgaggagtgtttctgtatgtacctgtatgtgtgagggGAGTTTATgtatgtacctgtatgtgtgagggGAGTTTCTgtatgtacctgtatgtgtgagggGAGtttatgtgtgtacctgtatgttTGAGGGGAGTTTCTgtatgtacctgtatgtgtgagggGAGTTTATGTATGTACCTGTATGTGGGAGGAGTGTTTCTgtatgtacctgtatgtgtgaggAGTGTTTCTGTATGTACCTGTATGCGTGAGGGGAGTTTCTGTATGTACTTGTATGAATTACACTCTCAGAAGGAAATGTACaaaaaactgcataaaatggtaaaatggtacAATGCTTATCACTGGGGTGGTACCATACATAAAACTGCATGCCTAGCCTTAGATTTAaagattcatttgtttttgcttgtaaaaggtagTTATCAGTACCTAAAAAACATTACTGTACCTTTCAGAGTACATTTGTGAAAATTGTTTCTTAGAGAACAAAAATGTTCCTCCATTGTACCTTTATTAATGAGAGATTATTATTTCGTAGAACTATTAAATTATTATGATAagtatgcattaaaataaattacatttcactGTAATAACTTCTTAGTGCTTATTATGCTTcaaacagccattttgtctTTGGCTGTGATGTCAAGGATAGAACCCTGTTAAAACATCAGTCTTTTTTTGGGGTAACAACATTGTCTGAGATCTGTattatttcacacacatgcacgcacacacacacacacacacacacattttaaatcctACGTACTTTGTCGTTGACAAGCAGCTCCATTGGGTTGTTGCCCCACTCTATCAAAACCAGTTCATTGGCCTGTCCTGGGACAGAGTAAGAGAATGGGGTTCCCAACCCAGGCCTAGAGCCCCCTTTAATCCACAAGCAGAGCGTGAGGGCGAATATTTCACTGAGGAGGGTCCTTTTGACACGAGCGTACATGTAGTTAGTGCGCATTGGAAACCCTATCTGAAATGACTCTGGACTTTTTGGTTTCTTCCAGGTACCTGTGTGataaacagagaaaacacagttcagttcagagtTGTTGTGTCGCACAGCGGTGTAAAATACTCAGTAGAATTAACTCTGATTgagtacattttacactgacaaAGTACCTTTTATCCTCATAAACGTTTTAAAGTTGAATTGACACTGAAGATTTTGCCAGGCATATCGTCTCTTTTAAGGCCTCTTGGGCCTATCTGATGTGAATGCACATGTGGTGATGCATGGCAATACATCATATGGTGAGACATGTTATTATACTGAGCCAGATGTGGCTGGTTTGAGCTTGAATTAAATCAGCAGTTATAGTTTAGACCCGGTTCTGAACAGCTGTATATTACCAGAGTCTGCGCCCCTGCGGTGCAGCTGACTGAGCAGTGACTCCAGCCCGTGGCTTGTGGCTCCGTGTCcctgtctctgattggcctTTCGAGAGCTGTGGCCACGCCCATCTGCTTCGTTGTTATGGTGATCATCATCATGGTGATCATCGTAGTGGTGGTCAAGGTTGTGGTTTTCGCGGCGACTGTATTCGTGGCGATGGCCGTGCTGATCCCGATCAGGACCGTGATTGTGATGGTCATCGTGATCGTGGTCGTGGTCATGGTCATGGTCGTGGTCATGGTCGTGGTCATGGTCATGGTCGTGGTCTTGGTCATCATCATGATCGTCGTGGTGGTCGCCGTGGTGGtccctgttgccatggagagcaGGGTGATGGCGCAGTTGCTGCTCCAGAGCGTTAATCTCTCTGCGCAGGAGGTCTCTCAGTGAGTTAGAGTAGGAGCTGGAGCTATTCCTGGACTGCAGAGAGAATCAGACAGGTTGACCGTCAGAGGGAGGATGCAAATGTAAACTATATAGGAAAAGGTCAATTGTAATTAAAGTGAAATTACATATGTATGTTGCCTGTTACCATTGTTATTTTACGCATTACTTTATGTATTATGCTTTGATTatgcaaatgttgtttttgtcataTAAATAAGGCAGTAGAGAAAAACAGTGAGAATCATGTGTGCTATTTCATCAGTTTTTTCTTCCATGTGCTTACATGCTAATTATGTCACTTGCCtctgtattaaataaaattggatTGGTAATCTGGTTACTGAAGGAGGACAGAATAATGGAATGCTGAATAAACAATATAGCATCAGTCGTGCTACATCCAAGTTATGTTGAATCATTTTTTGCAgatactttaaaatgaaaaagtatcTACAATAATAGTAAAACACAGGTGCAGAGGGAATAATAACATTGGATTATGTAATACTTGTTAAgtaatgtttttacataaaaataaccATTATAAAATGCCTgtgaaatttgtttaaaaatattcagctaCGGCTCAATTCAAACCAAAAGCATACAATAGAATGGCTCATCATAATTATAGATGGATATAACAGAgcaataataaatgtaataaggAATAAAAGTTTgctggagaaaaataagaatttatacATGCAGAAGACTTGCACAGCTTCCTCCATTGTATAACATGCAGTAAAAGTACATTGTTATTCTTATCATTATATTGATGCAAATCATGCAAATGCtttgtttcattattatatgaaaaaaaactttcattcaaaaagtcattttgatttaattatgaTCCTCACTCTGTACTGCAGAAATCATTTCTGCATTTGTTTACAGTCAtccaaaatatttccatttacaGATATTTTAGCATTAAACTTTGTATTGACACTCTACCACAGCACTGTTTCAACATACTCCAACCTCTCCACCAAATTCCACTATGACACACATTGAAATAACTGGTATGCCAAAAGCCAAGAAAATATGGCCAGGTGCACAATATGATATTATTCAAACCGTATGGTCAGCCCACCTCTACACCGCCACACAGTCTCTCAGCCTTCGCCATGCAAAATATAACTAAACGTAAATTCACAAAAATCAAagagagttttaaaaaataaatattctacaACCTGCTGTGATAATTAACAATGCAGAGTTCTCACAACCTAGGACAACCTAGGAGGCTGGCAGGCTTGTCTAGGCTTCAAAATAGACTGTAGTATTTCCAGGCCTTTAGGATGATAGGGGTGTTTTGCACGTTATATTTTGCACTgttcctttgttgctttagtagCGCAACAGCGTTTTGCAACATGAAGCAATACCGCAAAGATCAAATGAGAAGCACAGCACACGAGCATCTGCAAGAAAAACACAACTGAGCAAACAAGAGAAATACTGCACATCAAATGCATGAGAAATGTTTCCAATGCACCAAACAGACaaagaatggaaaataaagctaaatatatcaaagacaaaacaaaatactgTTCAGGTGAGCAAATATGGCAGCAACTGCTGGTTTCAATCCTGAACCTACTGTGTATGTAAGTaggttcattttaaattagattaTAACTCTGCAAAGACATATCTAGTGCTAtaacctacatgtaaatgtttatttaacattttgaaatgtaatttctcAAAGGCATATTCACAACATAAAAAAGGGGAAGgtaaacatttaaaagaatgGCAAGATATTGCTGTTTAATTAATAAACAGGTGCAAACAGGTTATGTAtacaaatgtgcatttacatttaatatatgagtatgtgtgaaaatacataaagcaatattaatataataggTGATACTCGCCTAATATTTATGATGAATCATATGCTACTATGTGAATTGGCATATTGTGAAAATTGAGACGCTCTTATTTTGCTCCCTGAAGCATGTTGAATGTCTCAAACACCCAACCTCAGTCAAAGTATGCTCAATGAACTGCTTTAGTTTGAGAGTGTCTGGAATGCCAAGGGATTTGTCATCCTTTGAGCTTAAGTATTATGCACTATTGATGTTTTTAGTTACTGAATATGCACACATCAGATCATGTCACCAGACttgtgaaaagtgtgtgtgtatgtgtgtgcgtgtgttttggggcgggaggagatgggggggtggggatggggggtatgggggggctGGTGTCTcccatatttttaaataaaatattcatgattCTTGATGCTGgaaattattcaataaatgtgaatgtgtcaggatttttatttttattcttgagAGGCGCATCAAAGAAGTACCAGATTATTAAACAGGCTCTTCCATGGAAATGCCTATTCATACCAGCCTGTATTTCCGGTTTTTCTTGAGCCTTTGTTTACTGTCCTCCAAAACTCTAACTTGCAAGGAAGTTCAGAATTAGAATGCGCTCTCAATAAtctcaataaattgtttttgaaaaaaagtaaagaaaatactACAAATTACATTGTGGAAAATTCTGCCCTTCAGTCAGAAATCACTAATCGACTCACTCATGATGTTCCAATTTTCTGAAGTACATGACAATAGGAGGTTTTCTACagaattgtattaaaataaaatgaaataaaatgaagaattaAAACCGAATAAAAGCCTGCCCTTAGGTTTAGGCACACGTTTTAAGCCTGTCTCTACTTCCCACCCCTCTCCGGTTTCTCTGCAAATCCGGCTTTGCGTGGCCCAAGCGTATACCCTGATTAATGGTTCGTCAGCGGAGATCACACTAATTAACAGCGATCTTGATTAGCGCTGTAGACTCTTCTGACAGCTTCCAATTGCATAGGCACTCTTCCTAAATCACAGAGGGcgatgcttttaaaataattacattaccaTCGTTGTAAATATGACTAAAAACCgtgtttgtttctgctgttcttaccTAATTTCGCTAACATTTTACTATATGTGCCATTCAACAAATTTCCCATAAAGTCTGATACCCAAATACCCAAACAACCTTCGTCACTTGCactattacatacatttttgcagATTCATTCAACAAATTCCCCCTTCATgacaaacatatacagtatactgtaataAGTGAGCAATTAATTTGAATATATGGAGGTGCtctaaatactttttttgaatACATGCAGATATGATTattgatttaattcattttctataGTCATGTATATCCAATTAAGACCAAAACAATAATTGGTATAGTTCCTATATATTTGTACACATTTCTATGTACATATGTTGTCAGTGAAAATGACAAAGCATTCCACTATCACAGAAAAAGACAAATCAAGAATGCCAGTATATTTGATCTCCATTTAtcgtaaaaaaataataataataaaaaaagaaataacaacaaacaaaaaatgttgcatACCAGTTCTCCATGCAAAGAATTTGATTTCTGAATAAAGATGTTGAGCGCTGCTGACAAGCAATGGTGAAATCAAGTTAACTTCCTGTCACAGGGAGCCATTTTAAGACACTATTGAATTGTCACTCAGATGATGCGCACACACGGATATGTGACACAGGCAGTGATTAATCAGCTAAACACTGCCACATTATTCTCACAGTCAAATGATTTGCCACTGGCCACATCTCCAGGATTTCTTTTTCAATGATCAATGGCGCATTGACAGAACCAGTGAGagggtttaaataaatataaaagcaggTAGCCCTGTTCTTGTGGTGAGAGGAAGTTATCCCGATGAGCGCATCCCATATGAGACAGTTACAGCTGGAGAAGAAATTAGACAGAACATAGTGTGCTATGTTTCTGGCCACCGCATGAATAATACCACTCTCCAGGGAGAGCTTTCTGCACAACGGATACATCTGCATACACTTACAGACCGCATGCTGCccaaatattttcacagtaatTTTCCTCCAATTTGGAAATACCCAATTGTATTACTGAGCCCATTCTTTTGCCCAGCATCTTAGATCATCTAGTAAGAATGTAGGCAAGTGCACATTTCCTCCAAGGCCCATTCTGCCAGCCTCTGCTTTTTCAAagactgcagtccaccagctgagcggCACAGCCACTGTTCCGAATTACTACACTGCCATCTCAGCTGGCGCAGGGGGTCCACAGGCAGACCGCAGGCCCCAAATCAACCAGAGGAGTCGCTCTTACACCACGAGGTTGGGAGTACCCTACCAACTGAATTTTTCCCTCCCTAGCCAATGCACCCTCTGTGGACTCTATTAAAGACCATGGAGCactcatcactgcactgagaacACCTGCTTTAGCTGGAAGTGTAATGCGACGCCCTAAAATGGCAAGTGGTAAACTGGGTGCCCGTCCTGCTTTGCTCCTTATTGATCAtggcctcctcttccctccGTCTCCACAGCCCCTGTACTCACCTGCAGGTTCTCCAGCCGCTCCTTCAGGGCCTGCAGCATTCGGCCCACCTGCTCGGGGGAGGAGGGTCCGCTGTGGTGGTCCCCCCCTCCCAGTGTCCCCTTCCCCCTGTGGTGCAGGTCACGACGGCCCACCAGGGGGTAGTGGGGGTCTGCGTGGTGGTCAGGATCCGGATAGGGGTGGTGTGGAGGCGGGTGGTGGGCGTGGTGCTGGCCGTGGTGGTCGTCATGCCTGCCCACATTCCTTCCGAAGCCCTCACAGAGGGTCAGCTTGGCAGTGAGCTCCCTGATAGTCTCTCGCTGGTCCAGGATGGTCTCCTTCTGCTGGACCAGGGTTTCGCGGAGGTGCAAAATGGTAGTTTTGGCCTCATCCGTCAACCCCCACCAGCCATGACCTCTGGGGCTGCCACCGTTAGGCCTGTGATGTCCGTGATCATTAGTCTCATGTCCCGAGAAGCAGCCTGGGTCTGCATTGGCTGGGATGGGGGTACATATCATTTTAGGATGCAGCCCATACACATATTCCATCCCTGGTAAACTAGAGGCAGCCCCTAAAGATATGAGACTAGAAAAGAGGAGAGGTGGGAGGAGCTGATGAAGGGAAACCCCATGAGGGGTCCTATTCCTCCTGTCTTTCATGAGTGCTGAGGATGGAAGTGTTCCAGGAGAAGTAGACTGAACAGACGCTTTGGCAACTGTTGATCTTGGGCATCGAGAGAACTGCTCTTCATCCCTTTGTGCCATGAGTAAAAGTCACAGAGAAAAGGATGGCTGGATGAAATAAATGCACCCCTTTCCTGGAATAGGCTCTGACATTCCTTTTGGCGTTGATTAATTCCAAAATGGCTTCTGCCTTGTGACAGATATGCGATTGCTGAGTGAGCAGCATTGCTGCAACATTAAACCCATGTCCTTTCGTTGCACTGCATTGCAGTTActtcttctcccctctctggcTGCTGTTCTCAAAAACTGGGGGCTCCAGGTCAGCTGCCATTGCAGGTGCAGTTTTTAGCAACCAGTGTCTTCACAGCATATTAGGTCTGGGTGGAACTctctggggaagaaaaaaaacaataaggaaTGATAATATCATTCATAAAATGATATGAAGAGTAATGAACGATACTCAAAAACAGTGCAGTGCTCAAAGGGGCAGGTTTTTAAAACCCGCAGTGATTTTCCTGAGCTTGAAAACACAAGGAACGTGCTGACAGGGGTGATGGTATTAGAAGAAACACAACGCACCGATGATAGAGGAGAAGAGAACAAGTAGCGCAGTGGTGATTTATTGTAACCAAATTAACCGAAGCTCCGTCCAATCAGTGATAATCGACGCTTTCGCAAGGCCAATGCCATTGATCGAGCTGCTCCCTGAGGCCCAGTTGTGCCCACTGAAACAGCTGAAAGCCACTTGGGACGGTAATGAGATTAGAGGCCTAAGTGAAATGAGCCACGGCTGAATGTGCTCCTCACGGCGTGTCTCAAAatcaatacccccccccccccccaccttcctggTACTCCTTATTGAGGATATGCATCATCATGTGAAGCTGGGCATCCATAACATGCTGTAAACCCAAAAACCACGTCGGAGAGATGGAACATTTGGCGACATCGAGAGTATTAGCCGGTGCGTATGGGGACGATTAAGGACAGAGAAAAGCTGACTGTGCGTCACCTGACCCAACCCTCCCCCCAAGAAAGCCGAACATGAGCTTAAGTAACGCAAGCGTGATCTGAGCTTCAACAGTAAACTTGTCATGTCATCATTTATACGCAGACAGACTGCGATTGTTATTAGAAGCaagcaaatacaaatgcaaatattcaAATCCATAGATTTACAGCCCAAACCAGACTGAACACGTTCACCTATTTCTTAACCCCATGTGTGTAATCCTCTAACAGATGTACGACTAACGTCATTGACTAACAGAACAAAGCAAAAGCCCTCCTGGCCAACATCCAGCAATTTGGTGTTGGATTTAGGCCAACTAGACATTCAGAGCCCGCCACTGTTCAGCATGAAACAAGGTTACAGAGCATGATAAACTCCTTATCATTCATCCCATTAACCATTT
This region of Anguilla rostrata isolate EN2019 chromosome 8, ASM1855537v3, whole genome shotgun sequence genomic DNA includes:
- the LOC135261561 gene encoding neuronal pentraxin-1-like; its protein translation is MAQRDEEQFSRCPRSTVAKASVQSTSPGTLPSSALMKDRRNRTPHGVSLHQLLPPLLFSSLISLGAASSLPGMEYVYGLHPKMICTPIPANADPGCFSGHETNDHGHHRPNGGSPRGHGWWGLTDEAKTTILHLRETLVQQKETILDQRETIRELTAKLTLCEGFGRNVGRHDDHHGQHHAHHPPPHHPYPDPDHHADPHYPLVGRRDLHHRGKGTLGGGDHHSGPSSPEQVGRMLQALKERLENLQSRNSSSSYSNSLRDLLRREINALEQQLRHHPALHGNRDHHGDHHDDHDDDQDHDHDHDHDHDHDHDHDHDHDHDDHHNHGPDRDQHGHRHEYSRRENHNLDHHYDDHHDDDHHNNEADGRGHSSRKANQRQGHGATSHGLESLLSQLHRRGADSGTWKKPKSPESFQIGFPMRTNYMYARVKRTLLSEIFALTLCLWIKGGSRPGLGTPFSYSVPGQANELVLIEWGNNPMELLVNDKAVTLPLSLSDGKWHHLCVTWSTRGGLWEAYQDGVQRGSGESLSTWHHIKPGGVIILGQEQDTLGGRFDVTQAFVGEISDLQLWSRVLTPQEIFNLGTCRGHMTGDIISWTESLVELHGGVDKYPFEPCH